A genome region from Hymenobacter tibetensis includes the following:
- a CDS encoding GSCFA domain-containing protein, translating to MFRTELPFTPIPHQLPLSARVLTIGSCFSDTIGSRLEATKVHTLTNPFGTVFNPLSACKLLRAAAGEDTDWQQHLVEARGRWQSYDLHAKLGADSPVELLQTLQQQLRDTGVFLATADVVVITLGSAWAYRLKETDEFVSNCHKMPAEKFTKELLTPDEVINAIAETHAYLRLRNPKLQFVLTVSPVRHLKDTLPLNAVSKSVLRVACHYLSELLPDVSYFPAYELLLDDLRDYRFYAADMLHPSPVAEDYIWERFARTYFDVEFGRFRKEWDAVRQALNHRPLYPVAPEHRQFLTSTLEKLEKLAGQADMRMEILDVRRQLQNLPAPKPEPVPESEEEDDDEERIDVGETLTSAPTPLPEHTILLDAVVETVEVEPNATEPLSEAETLVETMEEVAQPKKRRRSRGGAKRNKKKHAARLAEEAAAQAIGAEPVAEDVSQVESEPVAEVVVFEEIASPNVTLTFNPDAPLQTAMERRKRNSRRGRGRKQSNETPTDGLGDQTAENSLPANAEPIALLTPDEPETIEATVPAEPQLPATEQESSAAAVVDEQPSVNVQRPVRTGRSASEVRAAALRKPRRPDSRIKTLYATPVDTASAPVEPSVPEPETTATTPEPVTPVAESSVIVTAPTDSVPVQDTVEPTRLPVVSAIPPVKGTGASGRLSASGQATLNTKPDRIRPAIVAPVTPAAEESISQAVPTEATPAATTELPPAAAVEPNDSAAHETETTPALSTPTPKRPARKPASPKPQKAVAATEQLPTATSQPDKGNPKAKKKPAAPVEAPAPAQAPDPAEETAAASKPPVARRRKPDTKPADSTTAPPVATPKRAPRPPRRKPAAPDEPSDAS from the coding sequence ATGTTCCGTACTGAATTACCTTTTACTCCCATTCCGCACCAGTTGCCGCTATCCGCGCGCGTACTGACGATTGGCTCTTGCTTTTCCGATACTATTGGAAGCCGGCTGGAGGCAACGAAAGTACACACGCTGACCAACCCCTTTGGCACGGTGTTCAATCCGCTTTCTGCCTGTAAGCTGCTTCGGGCAGCCGCTGGTGAGGATACGGACTGGCAACAGCACTTGGTAGAGGCCCGAGGGCGCTGGCAGAGCTATGACCTACACGCGAAGCTAGGGGCCGACTCTCCCGTGGAGTTGCTCCAGACGCTGCAGCAGCAGTTACGAGACACAGGTGTGTTTTTAGCTACGGCTGATGTGGTAGTCATAACTCTTGGGTCAGCTTGGGCTTACCGCCTAAAAGAAACCGATGAGTTTGTTAGCAACTGCCACAAAATGCCGGCAGAGAAATTCACGAAAGAATTACTCACGCCTGACGAGGTTATCAATGCTATAGCGGAAACACACGCCTACTTGCGGTTGCGCAACCCGAAGCTGCAATTCGTACTGACGGTTAGTCCGGTTCGGCATTTGAAAGATACGCTACCGTTGAACGCGGTGAGCAAATCAGTGCTACGGGTAGCTTGCCACTATTTAAGCGAGTTGCTTCCTGATGTATCTTATTTTCCAGCGTACGAGCTGTTACTGGATGATTTGCGTGATTACCGCTTTTATGCGGCCGATATGCTGCATCCCTCCCCAGTAGCAGAAGACTACATCTGGGAACGGTTTGCTCGAACTTACTTTGATGTAGAATTTGGGCGATTCCGTAAGGAATGGGATGCTGTACGGCAGGCGCTCAACCATCGGCCGCTGTATCCGGTGGCTCCTGAGCACCGGCAGTTCTTGACTAGCACGCTAGAGAAGCTGGAGAAGTTGGCCGGACAGGCAGATATGCGGATGGAGATTCTGGATGTTCGTCGGCAACTACAAAACTTGCCGGCTCCAAAACCTGAGCCCGTACCCGAGTCTGAAGAGGAAGATGACGATGAGGAGCGCATTGATGTGGGCGAAACACTTACGAGCGCACCAACTCCTCTTCCAGAACATACTATTCTATTAGACGCAGTAGTTGAAACAGTTGAGGTAGAACCGAATGCTACAGAGCCTTTGAGCGAAGCTGAAACTCTGGTGGAAACCATGGAAGAAGTGGCTCAGCCCAAAAAGAGACGGCGTAGCCGGGGTGGGGCAAAGCGTAACAAGAAAAAACATGCGGCTCGGCTGGCTGAAGAAGCCGCTGCACAGGCTATTGGCGCTGAACCAGTGGCTGAAGATGTAAGCCAAGTGGAATCGGAGCCAGTAGCAGAAGTCGTGGTATTTGAAGAAATAGCTTCTCCCAATGTCACGCTGACATTCAATCCAGATGCGCCTTTGCAAACTGCTATGGAACGCCGGAAACGGAATTCACGACGTGGTAGAGGCCGCAAACAGTCAAACGAAACACCAACTGATGGGCTAGGCGACCAAACTGCAGAAAATTCACTGCCAGCTAATGCCGAGCCAATAGCCCTGCTCACACCTGATGAGCCAGAGACTATAGAAGCTACCGTGCCAGCAGAGCCACAATTACCCGCTACCGAGCAAGAAAGCTCTGCTGCAGCCGTTGTGGATGAACAGCCCTCGGTGAATGTGCAGCGCCCCGTTCGGACGGGACGCTCAGCCAGTGAAGTTCGAGCTGCTGCTTTGCGCAAACCCCGTCGTCCTGACTCCAGGATAAAGACGCTGTATGCTACGCCCGTAGACACAGCGTCTGCTCCTGTGGAACCATCAGTACCTGAACCAGAAACTACCGCCACAACTCCGGAGCCAGTCACTCCCGTAGCTGAATCATCGGTTATCGTGACTGCTCCGACGGATTCTGTACCCGTACAGGATACTGTAGAGCCTACGCGTCTGCCTGTCGTTAGTGCCATTCCTCCTGTTAAAGGCACTGGCGCTTCCGGACGCTTGAGTGCTTCTGGTCAAGCTACCCTCAACACCAAACCAGACCGTATAAGGCCAGCTATTGTTGCGCCAGTTACTCCGGCCGCAGAGGAAAGTATATCCCAAGCTGTGCCGACAGAGGCAACCCCAGCAGCAACAACGGAGCTACCTCCTGCCGCAGCAGTAGAACCGAATGATTCAGCAGCCCATGAGACGGAAACTACTCCGGCTCTATCAACTCCAACTCCTAAAAGACCAGCGCGCAAACCTGCCAGCCCTAAACCTCAAAAAGCGGTAGCTGCAACAGAACAACTGCCAACAGCTACAAGCCAGCCTGATAAGGGCAACCCCAAAGCCAAGAAAAAGCCAGCGGCTCCGGTTGAAGCACCAGCCCCTGCTCAGGCGCCTGATCCAGCAGAAGAAACAGCCGCTGCCAGTAAGCCCCCGGTAGCTCGTCGGCGGAAGCCAGACACAAAGCCCGCTGATTCAACCACAGCGCCGCCCGTTGCTACTCCGAAACGGGCGCCAAGGCCGCCACGTCGGAAACCTGCGGCGCCCGACGAGCCATCGGATGCTTCCTGA
- a CDS encoding DUF308 domain-containing protein, whose product MKPYFYAFLLLSLFLGGCNSARSVIYLPNTTRYSATPSVPPAVEKPIPAVVQNKSEVLDEPQFTAALSVREVTQLHSKAQQLRRKALLTHGSLKTMLIERPDTNKAQLPDKALIGRTRDADTFTTVVNVVGGILALVGIILIIAAFTSTSPGWLPLAYLVYGVLALILGTPFLLFRSKNSTRKRKAEERRAVRRAARSQQ is encoded by the coding sequence ATGAAACCTTATTTCTACGCTTTCTTGCTTCTGTCTCTCTTTCTAGGTGGCTGTAACAGTGCTCGTTCGGTTATTTACCTGCCAAATACAACGCGCTATAGCGCAACGCCTTCTGTACCACCGGCTGTCGAGAAGCCTATTCCAGCAGTTGTTCAAAATAAATCTGAAGTACTGGACGAACCGCAATTCACAGCTGCGCTTTCAGTACGCGAAGTGACACAGCTACATAGCAAGGCTCAGCAACTTAGACGCAAGGCCCTGCTCACGCATGGGTCGTTAAAAACGATGCTTATTGAGCGGCCAGATACTAATAAAGCTCAACTGCCAGATAAAGCATTGATTGGTCGAACTCGGGATGCCGATACCTTCACTACGGTCGTAAATGTTGTAGGGGGCATCTTAGCACTAGTAGGAATTATCTTAATTATAGCTGCTTTTACTAGTACCTCTCCAGGTTGGCTTCCTCTTGCTTATCTAGTTTATGGAGTATTGGCGCTTATTTTAGGCACCCCATTTCTATTATTTAGGAGTAAAAACAGCACACGCAAGCGAAAAGCTGAAGAGCGTCGAGCGGTCCGACGTGCTGCTAGAAGCCAACAATAG
- the priA gene encoding replication restart helicase PriA, translated as MSLTFDFVQPQPEPAADRVTLFADVILPLPLPKLYTYRVPYELNDQVVIGGRVIVQFGAKRTLSCIVAAVHETPPKEYQAKYILEFIDDAPVVTQPQLQLFRWLADYYMCTIGEVINAALPSALKLSSESRVQLHPAFVREENPYPLSEQEERIVETLSTGEDGKSLTFTEVGELLGVASFHKVIKSLMQKDVVFLFEHMADKYAPKVVKKVRLAHHFVAEAALEGLFTQLATRPKQLDVLMRYLQKVPVYQNEFTNQNGIEKAYLTSAPHLSPSAVNTLIKNGVLEQFDVIVSRFPLDDATQANMHFTLSEAQTEARDEVMRIFNTKDIVLLHGVTGAGKTEIYIDLIRNALDGGGQVLYLLPEIALTAQIVTRLMRVFGSRLGVYHSKFSDNERVEVWNGVLSGRFQVVIGVRSAVFLPFDNLALVIVDEEHESSYKQYDPAPRYNAREVALMMANFQGAKTLLGSATPAVETFYQTRTGRYGLVTLSKRFGEAGLPEIELVDTRKSREAKKMLNHFTPELLTAIETKLSIKEQVILFQNRRGYSPFINCVDCGWIPKCMNCAVSLSYHKQAHELRCHYCGYHDRMPVECPACGSRNIKTVGFGTEKIEDDLKVMLPAANVQRMDLDTTRAKNSYQQIIGDFEQQKTNILVGTQMVTKGLDFANVSLVGIINADSIIHYPDFRAHERAFQMFVQVSGRAGRKGKKGKVIIQTADPQQVIFDKVIRNDYLEFYDYEITQRREHGYPPFMRVIRLAVKHMDQLLCERAAILLTGELVARLGREAVLGPEAPYIFRIRNFYLQEITIKLSREHTVLKSAKADILEAIHVVKDQKDYKQARFVADVDPM; from the coding sequence TTGAGTCTTACGTTCGACTTTGTTCAGCCACAGCCAGAACCCGCTGCCGACCGTGTCACGCTATTTGCCGACGTGATTCTGCCGTTGCCGCTGCCCAAGCTCTACACTTACCGGGTTCCTTATGAGCTGAACGACCAAGTCGTGATTGGCGGACGTGTGATTGTGCAGTTTGGGGCCAAGCGGACGCTTAGTTGTATTGTAGCGGCCGTGCACGAAACGCCGCCTAAAGAGTACCAAGCAAAATACATTCTGGAGTTCATCGACGATGCTCCCGTCGTGACGCAGCCGCAGCTTCAGCTGTTTCGCTGGCTGGCCGATTACTACATGTGCACCATAGGCGAGGTCATTAACGCCGCGTTGCCGTCGGCCCTGAAGCTTAGCTCCGAGTCGCGGGTGCAGCTACATCCTGCTTTTGTCCGCGAAGAAAATCCGTATCCGCTCAGTGAGCAGGAAGAGAGAATTGTCGAGACGCTGAGCACGGGAGAAGACGGCAAATCATTGACTTTCACAGAAGTGGGAGAGTTGCTCGGGGTTGCCTCGTTTCATAAGGTGATTAAGAGCCTGATGCAGAAAGACGTAGTGTTTCTGTTCGAGCACATGGCCGACAAATACGCGCCCAAAGTGGTGAAGAAGGTGCGCCTGGCCCATCACTTTGTAGCCGAAGCGGCCTTGGAAGGCTTGTTCACCCAACTCGCCACCCGGCCTAAGCAGTTAGATGTGTTAATGCGCTACCTGCAAAAGGTGCCCGTCTATCAAAACGAATTCACCAATCAGAACGGTATCGAGAAGGCCTACTTAACGTCGGCGCCCCACCTCTCCCCTTCTGCTGTCAATACACTCATCAAAAACGGGGTACTCGAACAGTTCGACGTGATTGTATCACGCTTCCCGCTTGATGACGCTACCCAGGCCAACATGCATTTCACGTTGAGTGAGGCCCAAACCGAGGCCCGCGACGAAGTGATGCGCATTTTCAACACCAAAGACATTGTGCTGCTGCACGGCGTAACGGGCGCTGGTAAAACGGAAATCTACATCGACCTTATCCGCAACGCGCTGGACGGCGGCGGACAGGTACTGTATCTACTACCCGAAATTGCCCTTACTGCTCAGATTGTAACCCGTCTCATGCGCGTGTTTGGCTCCCGCCTGGGCGTGTATCACTCGAAATTCTCCGACAACGAGCGAGTGGAAGTGTGGAACGGAGTGTTATCGGGGCGGTTTCAGGTGGTGATAGGCGTGCGGTCGGCGGTGTTTCTACCATTCGACAATCTGGCGTTGGTGATTGTGGACGAAGAGCACGAGTCAAGCTACAAGCAATATGACCCGGCCCCGCGCTACAACGCGCGCGAGGTGGCGTTGATGATGGCCAACTTCCAGGGTGCCAAAACGCTGCTGGGCTCTGCCACTCCAGCCGTTGAAACGTTCTACCAAACCCGCACTGGCCGCTATGGGCTCGTAACGCTCAGCAAACGGTTTGGCGAAGCTGGTTTGCCGGAAATAGAATTGGTAGACACGCGCAAGAGCAGAGAGGCTAAGAAGATGCTCAACCACTTCACGCCCGAGCTACTAACCGCCATCGAAACCAAGCTCAGCATTAAAGAGCAAGTAATTCTGTTCCAAAATCGGCGAGGCTACTCGCCTTTTATTAACTGCGTGGACTGCGGCTGGATTCCGAAGTGCATGAACTGCGCCGTAAGCCTGAGCTACCACAAACAGGCCCACGAATTGCGCTGCCACTACTGCGGCTACCACGACCGGATGCCCGTGGAATGCCCTGCTTGTGGCTCCCGCAACATCAAAACCGTAGGCTTCGGGACCGAGAAGATAGAAGACGACCTCAAGGTGATGCTACCTGCCGCCAACGTGCAACGCATGGACCTGGACACCACCCGCGCCAAAAATTCCTACCAACAAATCATTGGTGATTTCGAGCAGCAGAAAACCAATATCCTAGTAGGCACCCAAATGGTGACGAAAGGCCTGGACTTTGCGAATGTGAGTCTGGTTGGCATCATCAATGCCGATAGCATCATTCACTACCCTGATTTCCGGGCGCACGAGCGGGCCTTCCAAATGTTTGTGCAGGTAAGTGGCCGGGCTGGCCGCAAGGGCAAGAAAGGAAAAGTTATCATCCAGACGGCCGACCCACAACAGGTCATCTTCGACAAGGTAATCCGCAACGACTACCTGGAGTTCTATGACTACGAAATCACGCAGCGGCGCGAGCATGGCTACCCACCCTTCATGCGCGTCATCCGGCTCGCAGTGAAGCATATGGACCAGTTGCTGTGCGAACGGGCGGCTATTCTGCTCACAGGCGAATTAGTGGCCAGGCTTGGCCGCGAGGCGGTATTAGGGCCGGAAGCGCCTTATATCTTCCGTATCCGCAACTTTTACTTACAGGAAATCACTATCAAACTGAGCCGGGAGCATACCGTTCTCAAATCGGCTAAAGCCGATATCCTAGAAGCCATACATGTGGTAAAAGATCAGAAAGACTACAAGCAAGCCCGCTTCGTAGCCGACGTTGACCCGATGTAG
- the rplI gene encoding 50S ribosomal protein L9 — translation MEVILKDDVKGLGYKNDTVTVRPGYGRNFLLPQGLAILADKTNKKIVAENIRQAAHKADKIKGDAQAIADKIGNVVLEIPAKVGESGKIFGRVTTLQLAEALKNKGIDVERKRLSFDQEPGAVGEYTATVDLHREVKHKVRFNVVAE, via the coding sequence AGGGCCTGGGCTACAAGAACGACACCGTAACGGTGAGACCAGGCTACGGTCGCAACTTCCTGCTCCCGCAGGGTTTGGCTATTCTAGCCGATAAGACCAACAAGAAAATTGTTGCCGAGAACATCCGTCAGGCTGCTCACAAGGCTGACAAGATCAAAGGTGACGCGCAGGCTATTGCCGACAAGATTGGCAATGTAGTGCTTGAGATTCCTGCTAAGGTTGGTGAAAGCGGCAAGATTTTCGGCCGTGTAACCACTCTCCAGCTTGCTGAAGCGTTGAAGAACAAAGGCATCGACGTAGAGCGTAAGCGTCTCTCTTTCGATCAGGAGCCTGGTGCAGTAGGTGAATACACTGCTACCGTGGACCTGCACCGCGAAGTGAAGCACAAAGTGCGCTTCAACGTGGTAGCTGAGTAA
- a CDS encoding S-adenosylmethionine:tRNA ribosyltransferase-isomerase encodes MPTSTPDPRLLSIQDYTYTLPADRIASEPLPNRDQSRLLVYREGHISDQTFQDLPAELPADALLVFNDTKVVQARLFCHKPTGGQVELFCLEPVAPHRAVELAMQQTSGCVWKCLVGNGKRWKSGPVQLVFQAHGQPASLTAERLEATDGYSLIQFRWSPEALTFAEVLRGAGHLPLPPYLNRDDTEADAVRYQTVYASHEGAVAAPTAGLHFSEAVLAALSQRGISTARVTLHVGAGTFQPVKAAHMADHAMHGEPFVVQAAVLRQLLAHQPKPILAVGTTSLRTLESVYWLGVQAAEGHLAVDSIPHVTQWQPYTPGSSLPTADALQALLHYLDTQHLDSLHATTQLLIAPGYHFRVVQGLVTNFHQPESTLLLLVAALLGPDWRRVYEHALTHDYRFLSYGDSSLLLPYKL; translated from the coding sequence ATGCCCACTTCCACTCCTGATCCGCGTCTGCTTTCCATTCAAGACTACACGTACACGCTGCCAGCAGACCGCATTGCCTCTGAGCCCCTGCCCAACCGTGACCAGTCGCGCTTACTGGTGTACCGGGAAGGCCATATCAGTGACCAAACGTTTCAAGACCTGCCCGCTGAGCTTCCTGCCGATGCCCTCCTAGTATTCAACGACACCAAGGTAGTGCAGGCCCGGCTGTTTTGCCATAAGCCCACTGGTGGCCAAGTGGAGTTGTTTTGCTTGGAACCGGTAGCTCCGCATCGGGCCGTTGAGCTGGCCATGCAGCAGACCTCGGGGTGCGTGTGGAAATGCTTGGTGGGCAACGGCAAGCGCTGGAAAAGTGGCCCAGTACAACTGGTGTTCCAGGCCCACGGACAACCCGCCTCCCTGACGGCTGAGCGGCTGGAAGCCACTGACGGCTATTCCCTAATTCAGTTTCGTTGGAGTCCCGAGGCGCTCACCTTCGCAGAGGTATTGCGAGGAGCCGGCCATCTGCCTCTGCCCCCCTACCTCAACCGCGACGATACCGAAGCCGACGCCGTGCGCTATCAGACGGTGTATGCCAGCCACGAAGGTGCCGTAGCGGCTCCTACCGCTGGCCTGCACTTCTCGGAAGCCGTTTTAGCTGCCTTAAGCCAGCGGGGAATTAGCACGGCGCGCGTAACGCTCCATGTGGGCGCTGGTACATTTCAGCCCGTGAAAGCAGCCCACATGGCCGACCACGCCATGCATGGCGAGCCATTTGTAGTGCAAGCTGCAGTGCTGCGCCAGCTCCTTGCGCATCAACCGAAGCCCATACTTGCAGTAGGCACTACCAGCTTGCGAACTTTAGAGAGTGTGTACTGGCTTGGAGTCCAAGCAGCCGAAGGGCATTTGGCAGTTGACAGCATACCGCATGTAACGCAGTGGCAACCCTATACGCCTGGTTCTAGCCTGCCTACCGCTGATGCCTTACAAGCCCTGCTCCATTATCTGGACACCCAACACCTGGACAGCCTGCATGCCACTACGCAGTTGCTTATTGCGCCGGGATACCATTTTCGAGTAGTACAAGGCTTAGTTACCAATTTTCATCAGCCTGAAAGTACGCTCTTGCTACTCGTAGCTGCGTTGCTTGGCCCCGATTGGAGACGCGTGTATGAGCACGCCCTCACCCACGACTACCGGTTCCTGAGCTACGGCGACAGTTCGTTGCTATTACCATATAAGCTCTAG
- a CDS encoding thioredoxin domain-containing protein, whose amino-acid sequence MNTDNKPAHTNRLAQESSPYLLQHAHNPVDWYPWGEEALSRARNEQKPILVSIGYAACHWCHVMERESFENARVAAVMNEHFVCIKVDREERPDVDQVYMEALQAMGVPGGWPLNVFLNQEAKPFYGGTYFSPGNWAQLLKSIGEAYQGENRTELDASAEQFARVVQASELEKYRIPAATAGFAQDEFKQLVANLAQKFDRELGGMNRTPKFPMPSIWRFLLHTYQLSASQPLLAQINLTLREMAWGGLYDQVGGGFARYSVDEAWLVPHFEKMLYDNGQLVSLYAEAYQVTQDRLYRDVVYDTISFVERELTSLEGGFYSSLDADSEGEEGRFYVFTREELRDILEEEEPLAADYYSCTAVGNWEHSRNILHRRASDEDFAAAHALELDVVATLVRSWKQKLLAARNERVRPGLDDKILTGWNALMLQSLLDAYRAFAEPEFLALALWNAQFIQEKLRNGAGLYRNYKNGCASISGFLEDYALVIQAYCSLYEATFDESWLQEAAGLMEYVLMHFFDPEEEQFFYTDDTGEKLIARKKELFDNVIPASNSVMAHNLHRLGLHLEVSRYTDLATAMLRRVQNLVVQEPQHLTNWASLYAKKLKPTAELAIVGPGATHLRQELSRQYLPNTVLAGTTTTSTLPLLQGREARNGQTTIYVCYNHTCQQPVHTVTEALTQM is encoded by the coding sequence ATGAACACCGACAACAAGCCTGCGCACACTAATCGCCTCGCGCAGGAATCAAGCCCCTACTTGCTTCAACATGCACACAATCCCGTGGATTGGTATCCGTGGGGAGAGGAGGCACTGAGCCGTGCACGGAACGAGCAGAAACCTATTTTGGTGAGCATTGGCTACGCAGCTTGCCATTGGTGCCACGTGATGGAGCGAGAATCCTTCGAAAATGCACGGGTAGCGGCCGTTATGAACGAGCATTTTGTGTGCATTAAAGTGGACCGTGAAGAACGCCCGGATGTTGACCAGGTTTATATGGAGGCCTTGCAAGCTATGGGCGTGCCGGGAGGGTGGCCGTTGAATGTGTTTCTGAACCAGGAAGCAAAACCGTTTTATGGGGGCACATATTTCTCGCCTGGCAACTGGGCGCAGTTGTTGAAAAGTATTGGTGAGGCATATCAAGGCGAAAACCGGACAGAACTAGATGCCTCGGCCGAGCAGTTTGCTCGCGTAGTACAAGCCAGTGAGTTAGAGAAGTACCGCATTCCAGCGGCAACCGCAGGATTCGCACAAGACGAGTTCAAGCAACTCGTAGCCAACCTAGCTCAAAAGTTCGACCGGGAGCTGGGTGGTATGAACCGGACGCCAAAGTTTCCAATGCCCAGTATCTGGCGCTTTCTGCTCCACACCTATCAGCTTAGTGCCAGCCAACCTCTGCTGGCTCAGATCAACCTCACGCTACGTGAAATGGCGTGGGGTGGCCTCTACGACCAGGTAGGAGGTGGATTCGCCCGCTATTCAGTGGACGAGGCATGGTTGGTACCGCATTTCGAAAAGATGCTCTACGACAACGGGCAGTTGGTAAGCCTGTACGCGGAAGCCTACCAAGTAACGCAGGATAGGCTATACCGGGACGTGGTGTATGACACCATCAGTTTTGTGGAACGCGAGCTAACCAGCCTAGAAGGTGGGTTCTACTCCTCTCTTGATGCCGATAGTGAAGGTGAGGAAGGTAGGTTTTACGTTTTCACTAGAGAAGAGCTGCGCGATATTTTAGAAGAGGAGGAGCCGCTGGCGGCCGATTACTACAGCTGCACGGCCGTTGGCAATTGGGAACACAGCCGCAACATTTTGCACCGGCGCGCTTCCGACGAGGATTTTGCGGCAGCGCATGCGCTTGAACTTGATGTAGTGGCTACATTGGTGCGTAGCTGGAAGCAAAAGCTGCTGGCCGCTCGCAACGAGCGTGTCCGTCCGGGGCTAGACGACAAGATTTTGACGGGCTGGAACGCCTTGATGCTGCAAAGCCTGCTGGATGCTTATCGTGCATTTGCTGAGCCAGAGTTTCTGGCCCTGGCCCTCTGGAACGCACAGTTTATTCAAGAAAAGCTACGCAACGGAGCAGGATTATACCGCAACTACAAAAACGGCTGCGCTTCTATCAGTGGGTTTTTAGAAGATTACGCGCTGGTTATCCAAGCATACTGTAGCCTGTACGAAGCAACGTTCGACGAAAGCTGGCTACAGGAAGCCGCAGGTTTGATGGAATACGTACTAATGCACTTTTTCGACCCCGAAGAAGAGCAGTTCTTTTACACTGACGATACGGGCGAGAAGCTTATTGCCCGCAAAAAAGAGCTGTTCGACAATGTTATTCCGGCTTCTAATTCTGTCATGGCACATAACCTCCATCGGCTGGGCTTGCATTTAGAAGTCAGCCGCTACACTGACTTAGCCACGGCTATGCTACGCCGCGTCCAGAATTTGGTGGTGCAAGAGCCACAACACTTAACCAATTGGGCCTCTCTGTATGCCAAAAAACTGAAACCAACCGCCGAACTTGCTATTGTAGGGCCCGGTGCTACTCATTTACGGCAGGAGCTTAGTCGTCAGTACCTACCCAACACAGTCTTGGCAGGCACTACCACTACGAGTACGTTACCGCTGCTGCAAGGCCGGGAGGCCCGCAACGGCCAGACCACAATTTATGTGTGCTACAATCATACTTGCCAGCAGCCAGTGCATACCGTGACGGAAGCACTGACGCAGATGTAG
- a CDS encoding class I SAM-dependent methyltransferase — protein sequence MESSSAVAAEQQLSNDVEAAADTSGYRLSTPQDPNGIGKYYQGRQIAHVMGHEGAEWLERGDRQEEERTDVLLRELKIKPTDVVADIGAGTGYFSFRISPLVPQGKVLAVDIQPEMIKYLSDHKAANNAQNVQPILSTVQNPNLPASSVDLVLIVDAYHEFDHPREMMRAIRNSLRPTGRVALVEYRGEDPNVPIKRIHKMTEAQARKEMEALGMVFVENIKSLPQQHLLIFRKS from the coding sequence ATGGAAAGCTCCTCGGCAGTAGCTGCCGAGCAGCAATTATCAAACGACGTAGAAGCCGCCGCCGATACCAGCGGGTATCGGTTATCCACTCCGCAAGACCCCAACGGCATAGGTAAATACTACCAGGGCCGCCAAATTGCGCACGTGATGGGCCACGAAGGCGCCGAATGGCTGGAACGAGGCGACCGACAAGAAGAAGAACGAACCGACGTACTCTTGCGCGAGCTGAAAATCAAGCCTACTGATGTAGTGGCCGATATCGGTGCGGGTACTGGGTATTTCTCGTTTCGTATTAGCCCGTTGGTGCCACAGGGCAAAGTCTTGGCGGTTGACATCCAGCCCGAGATGATTAAGTACCTCAGCGACCACAAAGCGGCCAACAATGCGCAAAACGTGCAGCCCATCCTGAGCACGGTGCAGAATCCCAATCTACCTGCTTCCAGCGTTGATTTAGTGCTGATTGTGGATGCTTATCACGAGTTTGATCATCCGCGGGAAATGATGCGTGCCATTCGTAACTCGCTTCGGCCCACTGGTCGGGTGGCCTTGGTAGAGTATCGAGGCGAAGACCCTAACGTGCCAATCAAGCGCATTCACAAGATGACGGAAGCGCAGGCGCGCAAAGAAATGGAAGCCCTGGGAATGGTTTTCGTCGAAAACATCAAAAGTCTGCCCCAGCAGCACCTGCTGATTTTCCGCAAGTCGTAG